The proteins below are encoded in one region of bacterium:
- the truA gene encoding tRNA pseudouridine(38-40) synthase TruA produces MRRIRLLLEYDGTGFSGWQVQPGMRTVQGEVQEALARMMEAPVKLIGSGRTDAGVHAIGQVAHAEVPKEIPAVNIAMGLNSSLSRDIRILDCGDVPPTFHAQRSARGKLYRYAILNSPTPTALDRFRVWHIRSPLDLVKMNSGASFLRGEHDFTSFKSAGDETTTVRNLRRLDIEKDGDRISLMFEANGFLKHMVRNITGTLVQVGLGRMAPDKVKTVLENLSRDNAPPKAPPQGLTLMEVYY; encoded by the coding sequence GTGAGGAGGATCAGGCTCCTCCTCGAGTACGACGGAACCGGTTTTTCGGGATGGCAGGTCCAGCCGGGAATGCGGACTGTTCAGGGTGAGGTACAGGAAGCCCTTGCCAGGATGATGGAAGCGCCTGTGAAGCTCATCGGTTCCGGACGGACAGATGCCGGCGTCCACGCCATCGGACAGGTTGCCCACGCGGAGGTTCCCAAGGAGATCCCGGCCGTCAACATCGCCATGGGGCTCAACAGCTCTCTGTCGAGAGACATCAGGATCCTGGACTGCGGGGATGTCCCGCCCACCTTCCACGCCCAGCGCAGCGCCAGGGGTAAACTGTACCGGTACGCCATCCTCAACAGCCCGACACCCACAGCCCTCGACAGGTTCCGGGTGTGGCATATCCGGTCCCCGCTGGACCTGGTGAAGATGAACTCGGGTGCCTCGTTCCTGCGCGGGGAACACGATTTCACGTCCTTCAAATCCGCCGGAGACGAGACCACCACCGTCCGGAACCTCAGAAGACTGGATATCGAAAAGGATGGTGACCGCATCTCGCTAATGTTCGAAGCCAACGGTTTTCTCAAACACATGGTTCGAAACATCACTGGTACACTGGTGCAGGTGGGCCTTGGCCGGATGGCGCCTGACAAGGTCAAAACCGTTCTGGAAAATCTGTCCCGGGACAACGCACCCCCAAAAGCGCCGCCCCAGGGGCTGACCCTGATGGAGGTATATTATTAA